The Kordia sp. SMS9 DNA window CGTCCAGAAGAACCGCAATCGTACAGAGATTTAGCGTTGGCGTATGAGCAAGTTGGTGACATTCAAAAAAGTTACGATTTACTAAGTAAATTGTGTGATGGAGAATTATTGCAAAAAGATGAAGATGGACGGTTTACAGGAATAGAACATATTGCCTACGTAGAATTGACTCGTTTGGTAAACACCTATAAAAGAAAGCTAAAACTCAAAAGGAAAATACGCAAAACATTTGATAAAATGCCTGTAGATGTTCGGATTGTGATCGATTGGAATCATAATGATACCGATATTGATTTGTGGGTTTTTGATCCGAAAGGGGAGAAGGCTTCGTATCAAAATCAACGTACTAAAATAGGCGGAAGAATGTCTGACGATTTAACACAAGGATACGGACCTGAAGAATTTATGCTGAAAAATGCCATAAAAGGTGAATACAAAGTAGTTGTGGATCATTATTCAAGTTCTGAACAAAAAGTATCTGGCCCTACTATTTTAAAAGTAGCATTGTACACCAACTACGGAAAGGAAAACGAACAGAAAAAGACAGCAATTATTCGATTGTCTGAAGATGTTGACGAACTAGAAGTTGGGAATTTGGTGTTTGAATAAAAGCGATTAATTTCAAATTTTGCGGTATTTTTGTGGTCTGAATGGAGTTTGAAATAGAAAATATACCAATTCAAGAAGTTACGCTCAACTTTGCAACAGACGTGCGATTATTCGTCAAGCGAGAAGATTTGATACATCCGTTTGTTTCTGGGAATAAATTTAGGAAACTCAAGTACAATCTCGCGGAAGCCAAAAACAAAAAACATGACACGTTATTGACTTTCGGCGGCGCGTTTTCCAATCATATTGCGGCAGTGGCGGCAGCAGGAAAGTTACATGGATTTCAAACGATTGGCATCATTAGAGGAGAAGAATTGAACTCCGAAATTGACAGCAATCCTACGTTGAAATTTGCACAGAAAAACGGCATGCAGTTTCACTTTGTTTCGCGTCAAGCGTATCGCGAAAAGACTTCTGAAACCTTCATCACACAATTAAAACAAACATTTGGACGTTTTTATAGTATTCCTGAAGGAGGAACAAACAAATTGGCGGTACAAGGTTGTGCCGAAATCATCACAGAAAACGAGCGTG harbors:
- a CDS encoding 1-aminocyclopropane-1-carboxylate deaminase/D-cysteine desulfhydrase, whose protein sequence is MEFEIENIPIQEVTLNFATDVRLFVKREDLIHPFVSGNKFRKLKYNLAEAKNKKHDTLLTFGGAFSNHIAAVAAAGKLHGFQTIGIIRGEELNSEIDSNPTLKFAQKNGMQFHFVSRQAYREKTSETFITQLKQTFGRFYSIPEGGTNKLAVQGCAEIITENERDFDTICCAVGTGGTIAGICEGAFAHQQILGFPALKGDFLQKEVSQLTDQNNWKLISKYHFGGYGKVSDELIAFINQFKQQTNIPLDPIYTGKMLFGIIDLIKNGHFGKQNRILAIHSGGLQGIEGMNQKLQKKGQKTIV